A single Mangifera indica cultivar Alphonso chromosome 20, CATAS_Mindica_2.1, whole genome shotgun sequence DNA region contains:
- the LOC123204842 gene encoding DNAJ protein JJJ1 homolog, producing the protein MASPSSKRCLHEILGLTVNSSPNEIRSTYKKLALQRHPDKLLQSALTHHQATAQFKELNFAYKKIYKTEVDFVKKSGLGLDTMQEVPRMGNLRSPVKEVRVSTVVDFRWVEGKRASETEELKEEYNERVRKMAEFVRKRDKRVIDLLRKVKIEQERRQVEELEMEVKRKDYCCELCGEKFQSENPEQWRKRVQDVVEFWQGFVEEEGESEELCERCIKTTSARDSRVQLLGGKSFRI; encoded by the exons atggcGTCTCCTTCTTCAAAACGATGCCTACACGAAATCCTCGGCCTGACCGTCAACTCCTCGCCGAACGAAATTCGCTCCACTTACAAGAAACTAGCTCTCCAACGCCACCCAGACAAGCTCCTCCAGTCCGCTTTAACTCACCACCAAGCCACCGCTCAGTTCAAAGAACTCAACTTCGCCTACA AAAAGATTTACAAGACTGAAGTGGATTTCGTAAAGAAATCAGGGTTGGGATTGGACACGATGCAGGAGGTGCCAAGAATGGGGAATTTACGGAGTCCGGTGAAGGAAGTGAGGGTCAGTACGGTGGTGGACTTCCGGTGGGTGGAGGGAAAAAGGGCGTCGGAGACGGAGGAATTGAAAGAAGAGTATAATGAGAGGGTGAGAAAAATGGCGGAGTTTGtgagaaagagagataaaagAGTGATTGATTTACTGAGAAAGGTAAAGATTGAGCAAGAAAGAAGACAGGTGGAGGAATTGGAGATGGAGGTGAAGAGGAAAGATTATTGTTGTGAGTTGTGCGGAGAAAAATTTCAGAGTGAGAACCCTGAGCAATGGAGGAAGCGCGTGCAGGATGTGGTTGAATTTTGGCAGGGTTTCGTGGAGGAAGAGGGGGAGAGCGAGGAACTGTGTGAGAGATGCATTAAAACGACGTCGGCCCGGGACTCTCGTGTGCAGCTTTTAGGGGGTAAAAGTTTCCGGATTTGA